From the Nostoc sp. PCC 7107 genome, the window TTATCAGGAGCAGTTCCAGAAGTTCACCTAATTGTACACTCTCTTTTGAGTGGAGTTATTTTTTTGGCTCTAGGAATAACTTGTTTTCGTTGCTTGCGAACTTCATTCATGGATTTGCTGTAAATGGAAGTCATTCGTCTGAATCAAGTTTCTCTGTGGCGACGGACACAAGAAGAACTTTCTTATGACTTAAAGAAAACTATCTTGTCATTTTTAGAAGGAAAGTATCGTTACCCGGCTAAGAAGTTGGTGCTAGATCAAATTGATTTGGTGGTTAAATCAGGAGAAAAAGTAGGAATTATTGGGGCGAATGGAGCAGGAAAATCTACACTTTTGAAGCTAATCTGTGGAATTTTGCAGCCACAGCAGGGAGTTGTGCGAGTGAAAGGGAACATTGCGCCATTAATTGAGTTAGGCGCAGGGTTCGATCCTGAAATTTCTGTGATGGCTAACATTATCTTTTATGGAGTAATGTTAGGATTCTCACGACAAGAAATGATGAATAGGGCAGCAGCAATTTTAGAGTTTGCAGAGTTGCAAGACTATTCCTTAGTCCCAGTCAAAGTATTGTCATCCGGTATGGTAGCACGGTTAGGTTTTGCGATCGCCACCGATGTGCAACCAGATATTTTGATTCTTGATGAAGTGCTATCTGTTGGGGATGAAAGTTTTAAGAATAAGTCCAAGCAGCGAATTGAAAAGTTTTGGGCTGCGGATACCACAGTTTTATTAGTTTCTCATGATTTGGATTTTATTAGACAGTCGTGTGAATGGGTGATTTGGTTGGATAAGGGAAAAGTGAAGTTAACAGGAGATACCAACCGCGTAGTTGAAGCATACCTGACAACTACAAATAATTCTTAAACTATCAAGATTACTCTCTCAAATTGAGCATTCATAACACTTTTAACTAATTGCTTATAAAGCCAAGTAAATAAATGAATAAATATCCAGATAAAATTGCTTTTTTTTCTTCAGACTTAGAACAAGTAGTGCATCGAGGTATTGCGATTTATACAAAAATGCTTTTAAAATGTGCTGACAATCTTGGATATAAAAACTACTTAATTACAGGAGCAAAATGTACAAAAAGTTATCCTTTAGCGCAACAGATCATTATTGAAAAGCATTTAGAAAATCCATCTAATCATCCTGATATATCTAGGCTAATGGCGCATTGGCTTAAAGGTCAGCTTGGTTTTTCGCATTTAGTAAAAATAGAACGTGAGCGAACTACAGAAACTAGCGATCGCCTGAAATTTTTGCATAACTTGAAGGGATTTTTAAATCAAAAATTAATTTACCAATTAGCACAAAATGTTCAACCAAGACTTTCGGGTAACGCCTATAAACTCAATATTAGTCACAAATTTAATATAGTATTTTGTACATCTCCTGCTAATATTCGTGTTCCACGCCAAACTAAACTTGTACAAACGCTTCATGATATTATGCCGATGACGCGTAATGATCACCCCGATAATACATTTATCTTTTATCGCCGAGTGCAGAATATGTTGCGTCACTCAGATCTGATTCTTAGCGTTTCTGAAACCTCGCGTCAAGATTTGTTAGCGATTTTTCCAGAATATGAACAGAAGATCATCACAGTTTATGAACCACTAGCTGATTTGCCTTTGTTAGCTCTTAAACAAGTCGATGAATCTCTGGTTTTAAAAAAATATCATATCCAACGCCAAAACTACTTGTTATTTGTCAGTTCTTTAGAAAAACGTAAAAATATTTTTCGGCTGATTGAAGCTTACTTAGGAATTCAAGAACAAGTCGGCGTACCTTTGATAATTATCGGAGAAAAAGATGTAGGTAATCCAGAAATTGTCCCATTACTAAATTCGCTAAACTGTGAAAATAAAATTAGGTATTTAGGTTATATATCTGATGTGGAAAAATTTATTTTATTAAGAAATGCTTTGGCTTTTATGTTTCCCTCACTTTATGAAGGGTTTGGATTACCACCTTTAGAAGCAATGCAGGTAGGATGCCCAGTTTTAACATCAAAAGCAGGTTCACTAGCAGAAGTTTGTGCTGATGCTGCATTGTATATAGAAGATCCTCAGAGTACTTTAAATATTGCTCAGGGAATTTTAAAAATAGTCAGAAACCAACCACTACGACAGGAGCTTAGTATGAAAGGATATATTAGAGCTAGTGAATTTAGCTTCGGTAAATATAAACAAAGGCTGAGTAAAATTCTAGAAAATTTGTTAGTTGAATAGAAATCTATCTAAATTAAATAAAATAGCGGTAATCAACACAAAATTCATCAATAGCAATCTCGAATATTTATAATGTTGTCAAATGAGAGTTGTAGTTGCTAGAACTTGTATTCCATTTGTTTTTGGCGGGGCTGAAATCCTGGCTGAAGAATTAGTAAATGCCCTTCAAGTGGCTGGTCATTTAGTCGATACCATTACTATTCCATTTACCAATTATTCACCGGAGAAGCTTCTAGACAATATTCTGGCTTGTCGATTGCTAGAAGTGACTCGTCCTGGAAAACAAGACATTGATCGCTTAATAGCTCTTAATTTTCCTGCTTATTTAATTCCTCATCCAAATAAAGTTATTTGGCTAATTCATCAATATCGAGCAGCTTACGATCTGTGGGATACACCTTTAAGCCATTTACAGCAAGTCTCTGACAATTTACAGATTAGAGCCGCAATTTATCGTGCTGATCAAAACGCATTTTTAGAGAGCCGACAAATTTATACAATTTCTCGTAATGTTTCTTGTAGGTTAAGTGTGTTTAATCACTTAGATTGCCAATATTTATACCATCCTCCACGAAATGCCGATCAATTTTATTGCGATATTCCTAGAGAGTACATTTTTTTTCCAAGTCGAATTACGCAAATTAAGCGTCAAGAGCTAATTATTCAAGCTTTGTTGTGGACAAAACAACCTGTTAAAGTCTTGTTTGCTGGAGCCGCTGATGTTGATGACTATATAAAAACCTTAAAAATTTTAGCTGAGAAATTGCAAGTTAGCGATCGCGCCATATTTCTTGGCAGAATTAGTGAGTCGGAAAAAATTCAGTATTACGCCCAGTCTAGAGGGGTTGTTTATCCTCCAGTAGATGAAGATTATGGTTACGTCACTCTAGAAGCAATGCTATCTGCAAAA encodes:
- a CDS encoding ABC transporter ATP-binding protein, which translates into the protein MEVIRLNQVSLWRRTQEELSYDLKKTILSFLEGKYRYPAKKLVLDQIDLVVKSGEKVGIIGANGAGKSTLLKLICGILQPQQGVVRVKGNIAPLIELGAGFDPEISVMANIIFYGVMLGFSRQEMMNRAAAILEFAELQDYSLVPVKVLSSGMVARLGFAIATDVQPDILILDEVLSVGDESFKNKSKQRIEKFWAADTTVLLVSHDLDFIRQSCEWVIWLDKGKVKLTGDTNRVVEAYLTTTNNS
- a CDS encoding glycosyltransferase family 1 protein codes for the protein MNKYPDKIAFFSSDLEQVVHRGIAIYTKMLLKCADNLGYKNYLITGAKCTKSYPLAQQIIIEKHLENPSNHPDISRLMAHWLKGQLGFSHLVKIERERTTETSDRLKFLHNLKGFLNQKLIYQLAQNVQPRLSGNAYKLNISHKFNIVFCTSPANIRVPRQTKLVQTLHDIMPMTRNDHPDNTFIFYRRVQNMLRHSDLILSVSETSRQDLLAIFPEYEQKIITVYEPLADLPLLALKQVDESLVLKKYHIQRQNYLLFVSSLEKRKNIFRLIEAYLGIQEQVGVPLIIIGEKDVGNPEIVPLLNSLNCENKIRYLGYISDVEKFILLRNALAFMFPSLYEGFGLPPLEAMQVGCPVLTSKAGSLAEVCADAALYIEDPQSTLNIAQGILKIVRNQPLRQELSMKGYIRASEFSFGKYKQRLSKILENLLVE
- a CDS encoding glycosyltransferase family 4 protein, which codes for MRVVVARTCIPFVFGGAEILAEELVNALQVAGHLVDTITIPFTNYSPEKLLDNILACRLLEVTRPGKQDIDRLIALNFPAYLIPHPNKVIWLIHQYRAAYDLWDTPLSHLQQVSDNLQIRAAIYRADQNAFLESRQIYTISRNVSCRLSVFNHLDCQYLYHPPRNADQFYCDIPREYIFFPSRITQIKRQELIIQALLWTKQPVKVLFAGAADVDDYIKTLKILAEKLQVSDRAIFLGRISESEKIQYYAQSRGVVYPPVDEDYGYVTLEAMLSAKPVITCTDSGEPVEFVHSGETGWVVEPTPQALADAMDKLWVNTHQAAQMGQQAREKYKSLNIDWVTVVEKLLK